One segment of Octopus sinensis linkage group LG27, ASM634580v1, whole genome shotgun sequence DNA contains the following:
- the LOC115225303 gene encoding zinc finger protein 239-like isoform X2 — translation MEGKLCNNTSGKTDVVCDLKEEEGESSYQCDVCDEAFSERDSLTKHKCIHAGDRPYSCDICGKSFHRNYHLTRHKLTHTGYKAYRCDICGKSLTQKSNLNKHMRIHTGEKVYCCDICGKSFSGSNSFIIHKRIHSGDRPYCCDVCGKSFYESVDLTKHRRMHTGEKPYHCDICGMSFSVSSNLTKHKRTHTGEKPYHCDTCGKSFSAAYNLKTHKRIHTGEKPYCCDICGKSFYTNGALTNHKRVHTGEKPYHCDICGKSFSSRSQLTSHQRIHTGEKTTSL, via the coding sequence atggaaggaaaattatGTAATAACACATCTGGAAAGACTGATGTTGTTTGTGATttaaaggaagaggaaggagaatcATCGTACCAGTGTGATGTCTGTGATGAAGCATTCTCTGAAAGAGATAGCTTGACTAAGCACAAATGTATTCATGCAGGAGACAGgccatattcctgtgatatctgtggaaaatcgttCCATCGAAATTATCACTTAACAAGACACAAACTCACTCATACGGGCTATAAAGcctatcgctgtgatatctgtggtaaatcgttaaCTCAAAAGTCCAACCTAAATAAGCACATGCGTATTCATACCGGAGAGAAGGTTTATTGCTGTGacatctgtgggaaatcattttcTGGCAGTAATTCTTTTATAATACATAAACGAATTCATTCAGGCGATAGGCCGTActgctgtgatgtctgtggtaaatcattctatgaATCTGTTgatttaactaaacacagacgtatgcatacaggtgagaaaccatatcactgtgacatctgtggcatGTCGTTCTCCGTAAGCTCTAACTTGACGAAacacaagcgtacacatacaggtgagaagccatatcattgtgacacctgtggtaagtcattttctGCAGCTTATAACTTGAaaactcacaaacgtattcatacaggtgagaaaccatattgctgtgatatctgtggtaaatcgttctatACAAATGGTGCattaactaatcacaaacgtgttcatacaggtgagaaaccgtatcattgtgacatctgtggtaaatcattttcttcacGTAGCCAATTAACTAGtcaccaacgtattcatactggggaaaaaaccacatcactgtga